A single window of Pseudomonas lijiangensis DNA harbors:
- a CDS encoding MliC family protein: MKGLIALAAFAVLGGCATSKAPQSSDSWNHWVCDSKAEVHWRFADSAKKEVDVRLNQSDQVFRLKAQPGAASGTLYSNNVLAFANKGDEGLIYWDATNDLIGRGCKAR, encoded by the coding sequence GCGGCATTTGCAGTGCTCGGTGGTTGCGCGACGTCAAAGGCGCCTCAGTCCAGTGATTCCTGGAACCACTGGGTATGTGACAGCAAGGCCGAGGTCCATTGGCGTTTTGCCGATTCGGCCAAAAAGGAAGTGGATGTACGCCTGAACCAGAGCGATCAGGTTTTCAGGCTCAAGGCCCAGCCTGGTGCTGCCAGCGGGACGCTCTACAGTAACAATGTGTTGGCGTTTGCCAACAAGGGTGACGAAGGCCTGATTTACTGGGACGCCACCAACGATTTGATCGGACGCGGCTGCAAGGCCAGATAA